The Terriglobus roseus region TTTCTTACGAGCTGTCTTGCTTATTGAGAAATTATCGTGGATCGACTTGCGGAGAGGGTAATGCCTTTATTCAAGGGCGCAGGAAGCATAAAGGTAAACGGGTAGCTGACGGTTACGGTCACCATGCATCCCGGACTATTACTTCCCTGCGCTGTATCGCATGCGCCAGATGCTCCCGATGTACCCGGCCATGATGCTGTGACAGATATGTTGGATGCACTAATTCCTGGCGCCACATTTGTTCGAATGTAGTTCTGGATGTCGCTCGCTCCCGCCTCACAATAGTTTGAATTTGACGTTGCGCACATTGTGCCGCTGTATGTAGAACCCCGCACTGTGGCATACCGAGCACCTGCAGATGCAGCCCATTCGACGTAGTGCTCGGTATACACCGCCAGAGAACATTCCATAATGCCGAGAATGACGAGCAGCACAAGGCTGAGACACAGTGACGTCTCCAGCAATGTGCTGCCTGTTTCCTCGCATAAGACTTCACCTGCACGAAGATGTTTAACGTGACGCACGGAGTCTCACCTTCGCTGTAAGAGGAATGGTAGTAGAAATACCAGGCCATGGAAGCAAGGGTGTATAGGTGGAACTGGTATCCAACTCCACGTAGTACACGCTGTTCATGGAGCTGGAGCAGGTTGGTTCAGACGAACAGGAAGCAATAGCACTCGTGCCGTCTGAACATTCACAACCGTACGTCGCGACAGGCTTCACAGTGATAAGTGTGGACGCATCGGTTTGCGCCGCAAGCTTCATGCCCGCAACGTCAGTTGGATAATGAATGCCGTATGCAGTGCCCGTACGCGCTGCCGCGTTCACGATCATAGCGGCACGAAAACCGCGGCCAATGTCTACAGCACCGGCAAGCAGGAGAAGCAAAACGGGAAGTACAAGGGCCGTTTCAATCAGGCTGTTGCCGTCCTGGCGCTGTGCGAGCGATGCCGATTGTGCGATGAGACGAAACAACGGAATTTGTTGACTCATTGCACCAGCTCCGAATGATCTCCGCCCAACGGTGAGCCGGACTGGAGTGAGGAGTAATCGTTGGAAATAGTGCTGAGCACGCCTGCGTTGAATTGCACCTTATCCGCCACGATGCCGTTGTAACCACCGCCCGCGTTAATGACATTTACCGCGTAACTAACAGTTGCTCCTGGTTCGTAAATGACACCATTCAACTGTTGACCAGACAGAAGTGTGGGGGCCAGGAAGGTACCTGTGTTAGTGATGTTTTTGGCCTGCCAAAACAGAATGCCGCCATATTGTCCGCTGGTTGGTGCACTGAAAGCGAAGTTCGACAATCCAAGGGGCAGGGTGGGAAGCGTGAGAGATATGCCGTTGTTGCTTTGGTTATAAAACATCACTCCCTTGCCTTGAATTGTGCTGAGAGCCGCGACGCTAATGACAAATCCAGAGCTAACAGGAGCCGGCGTGTTGCCGAAGATATCTTTCGGTGCTTGATAGTTGCTGATGATGTATGTTCCAGGATTAAACGTGATCGTGGAGCCGACAGACGCCGTGATAGTAATACCGCCACAGTAGACGCCGGGGTTGAAGGTTATATTCGCAAGGATGGGCAGAATGGTCACGGGACCAGGAGCCCCTGTATAAGGAGAGCCCGTAGTTTTGCCGCATGGCGCATTGGGTTGAGCTGGTGCGGGGAGGTACGCGAGAGGATCTGCAGGGACAGGGAGAGGAGCTTGCGTGACTCGTGTATTTCCAAGACACAGAAGGCTGGCACCTCCTCCAGTTGGAGAGACCTGTACGTACGGCGCGGTGACACCGAGACCCACGAGGCAATTCACGGAACTGGGGCTGCTAGATTCGACGACAACGCCACAGTTGGCCCTGAAGCCAAGGCCGACCGCCACATTGAGCGTGCCAGAATCGGTAGGATTGAGCGCATAGAGACAGGGCCCGCCGATGCCACGTGCTGCCTGCGCGCGCGCTTTAAGGGAAAATCCCGTGAAACCGAAGATCCGCGAGAAGTACAACGGCGCCGTCTCAGAAACCTGAGTCTCCACATAATTGAGACGGTTCAGCGTCGTCGAACCAGAGGTCATCGTATTTGTAACGATGCATGTGGGGTTGTTCACCATAACAGTGAGCCCAGTTCCAGCGGACGCGCATTGCGTGATGAGAGTGGCTCCGCTGTATCCGTTCTCTACCATCGCCTTCTGCACCGCGGTTTGCATTGTCCCGCAGTTGGACGTACTGCCACAGACTCGCACCTCGAGTGCTGCCGCCAATGCAGTGGCATCGGCAGCGTTCTGCAGGCGCCGTTGCTCATGGCGGACGGCGCCAATGTCCACGGCCAGACCGAGAAATCCAATCAGTACGACCATGCACAAAGCGGCGACGACCAGTACCTGGCCGCTGTCATCACGAAGTTGGGATAGGCGCCTCATGTAACAGGCCGGACTCCTGAATGCGAAGTTGGTCCCCTAGCTGCAGGCCGGATTCGACGATCCTGCCTGCAGCGAGTTCGAGGACGGTGCGTACCGACGGCACGATGGCAGTGAGGCGATACGGTTTGAGCGAAGGCCAGAGACGCACCACGCGAAGCTGTGCGTCCAGGCCAACTACGTCGATCGGAAAGCGCATGCCGATGGTATGCACGCCCGAAGACGGTTTGATCCAGATGCCTTCTTCCCGCTGAAGATGGCTGCGGCCCAGCAAGCCGACTGCGCGACTAACGGATGTATCAGCGACCATAACGCTTGAAGCTACGACAACATCTTCCGCAAGCGTATGAACGGATACCATGCGTTTGTTCCGCATGGTTATGCCTGTTTACGGCGGCGATACACAATCACTGCAAGAATCAATACCGCGAGAACACCGGCTGCTACGCGGATCATTGTGGTCATGTCCATTGGAACTATCTCCTTTAGGTTTATGTTTCGATTTCGTTGATCAAACTAACTGGGTGGATCTCAACTTGAACTACTGGAGGTCTTTAAAGACTCCGGACAAACTAATAATTGCCGGTGCCAACAAGACCAGGAACAGGCAGGGGAAGATAAAGAAGACCAGAGGAAATACAATTTTGACGCGGGTTTTAGCAGCGGCTTCCTCAGCCCGTTGCCTTCGGTTCATGCGCAAATCGTCTGCAAATCGACTAAGTGCGCGCGCAATGGGTGTTCCAAATCGCTCGGACTGGATAAGCATTCCAACAAACGATCGAACTTCTTCTAAGTCGGACCGTTCTGCAAACCGTTTCCAGGCGTCCATTCTTACCCCGCCCACACGCTGCTCTAACAAGACACGTTGAAACTCCCCATGTAGCTCCCGGTGACTTAGCGCCAACTCGTCAGAGACGCGCACCATTGCTTGATCCAAACCGAGCCCAGCTTCCACGCAGATGTTCAGCAGATCAAGTGCATCTGGCAGGGATCGTACGAGACTCGCCTTATACAAACGAATGCGGCGTCGCAACCAGATATCTGGACCGAGATAGCCAATCGCAGCAAGAGTCACACATGCGAGCAGCATATTGCTGCGAACAAAGGTACCGAGAAAAAGCCCGGCCAAAGGCGCGATGCCTTGCGCCAGAGCATAGGTGTCCCTTTGCAGCGAAGTTCTCAGTCCCGCAGCCTCAAGCTTTTCTCTTGCCTGTTCGCTTTGGCGTGTGCCGGCACGCGGCCGTAGCACTGCAGTCCAACGAGCCAGAACTTCTCTCAACCGCGGTGACTTTGGCTTTACTTCAACATCCTTTACCTGTACCAAGTGCCGAAGACGATCCGAGTTGGCAGACTCGTTCCAGACCATGGGCATGGCAAGGAGCAGGACGACGGAGAAGAGCATGAAGCCGGCGGACCCTATAAGAAGAAAACTCATACAATCACACTTCTATCCCGCGGATGATCTGACGAATGGTGAACACACCGAGGCATAAGAGAACGACACCTGTGTAGAGAAGCTTGCGGCCCATGGGATCGGTGAAGAGGATGCGCGAATATCCCGGGCTCATGGCGTTGATAACGAGCATCAGTCCTACCGGTAACAGACAGAGAATCCATCCGGTGAGTCGGCCTTGCGCGGTATGTGTACGCACCTCTCCTTGAATGCGAACGCGATCGCGAATGACTGCAACGATGCGATCCATCACGTCAGGAAGATTGCCACCTGTATCTTTCTGGATGAGGAGCCCGGTGACAAAGATACGCAAGTCACGGGAGGGAACACGCTCCAGCATGGAGGAAAATGCATCGCGGATGGGCAAGCCATAGTTCTGGTCGCGGTGCACTTCCGCAAAGTCCAGACGCACGGCAAGAGGCGCTTCTTCTGCAAGCACACCAATGGCAACCGGAATCGCATGGCCTGCGCGCAGAGAACGCGCAAACATTTCCAGCGCTTGCGGAAGTGCAGATTCAAAGTCTTTGATACGACGCTGCCGCTTAATACGAAGCCACAATACCGGAGCAAAAGAAAAAGCGAATGCGGCGGCTGTGAGAATGGGGTTCGCCGTTACAAGGTATGTCAACAGTGGCAATGCAACAGCAATGCAGACCACCGTGAGAATGACTCCGCCCGGACTCCAATCGCTTCTGGACTGCAACAGCAGTAAACGGATGTGGCGCAGGAGACGAGTGCCTTCAAGATACTTCTCTACCCAGGAGTACGAATTTGGAACCTTCTTCTCCAGGCTGGCCTGCAGCGTCTTTGGCTGCGACGGCTTCGTAAAGACGACAAGTGTCTGCAGACGCAGCTCCGCTTCCGTGGCTACCTTCGAAGGTGTGGTGCCATACATTACGGCACCGAAGATGATCGATGTGAGCAGGGCGAAGCAAAGAGCGATCCACATGCCGTTAGACCTCCACGCTCACGTTCAGGAGTTCCGCAAGGGCCTGAGGCGGTATGTCATGAAGTCTGCCTGCAAAGCGAGGAAGAATGCCCGGTGAGTAAAAGCGACCAGCGACCTTGCCGGCAGCATCAGTCCCCTTACGTTCAAAAAGATAAAGGTCATTCAGTGCGACGATCTCAGCCTGTGTTCCCACAACTTCTGCAATGTGCGTGATGCGGCGTGAACCATCGCTCATACGAGCTACCTGCACAATGAGGTGAACTGCCGATGCAATCTGATTACGGATCGCTTTTTCCGGAAGACCAACGTTGGCCATCATGGCCATGGTTTCAAGACGGGCAACGGCGTCGCGCGGAGAGTTTGCATGGATGGTCGTAATAGAACCATCGTGGCCTGTATTCATCGCCTGCAACATATCCAGTGTTTCTTCGCCACGGACTTCGCCGACCACAATGCGGTCGGGACGCATACGCAGTGCGTTGATGATGAGTTCGCGTTGACGAATAGCACCGTGCCCCTCCAGATTTGGCGGACGCGTTTCAAGACGTACGACATGCTCCTGGCGAAGCAAGAGTTCGGCGGAGTCTTCCACCGTAACGATGCGTTCACGACCAGAGATAAATCCTGACAGCACATTCAACAGCGTCGTCTTACCGGCACCGGTGCCTCCGGAAACCACGATGTTCAAACGCGCTTCCACAGCCATGCGAAGAACCTCAAGCATGGAAGGTGCAAGCATCTTCGAACGGATGAGATCTTCCGCAGTGAGAGGTGTATTGCCGAAGCGACGGATTGAGAGGATTGGCCCGTCAATCGCCAGCGGCGGAATGATGGCGTTCACACGCGAACCATCCGGCAAGCGGGCGTCGACCATGGGCGACATCTCATCCACACGCCTCCCCACCGCCGACACGATCTTCTCAATGATGTGCATCAGGTGGCGGTTGTCTTTGAAGACGATATTGGTCTTCTCAAGAAGGCCGCGACGCTCTACATACACTGAGTTCCAGGTGTTAACGAGAATGTCGCTGACTGTTGGATCGTGGAGCAGGGGTTCGATAGGGCCGAGGCCGAAGACCTCATTCAATACCTCTTGCGTCAGGCGATCGCGCTCCGCTGCACTCAGCGGAATTCCCTGCTCGGTAACGATGCGATGGATGATGCCAAAGAGCTGTTGCTGGCTGGAACGTGTCTCATTGAACTCGGCCAGACGTTCAAGATCGAGCCTCTTCAGGAGCTCACGATGCACCGCCGACTTCACCTCCTGCTGGGTGGCCTCCGAGATGCTATGACGAATGGGCATTGTGATCTCCCCCTCATCGATCGTGATCATGCTGTTAACAGCCATTGGCTTCTACGTTCCTTCGTTCAATAGGTGAGGTCCGACTACCAGGCAGGTATGAGCTGCCGCCAGCGGGAAGCCAGCTTCTCTTCTTTACGTTTGGGTGCGGGTTTCGTGCTGACGTCCGCTAGCTTGCTGCTCCACGCGTGCAGACCCGCCGCAAGCTGGCTTGGGCCAGGGAACTTGAGCGTCTTACCTGCGTTGGAAGCGAAAACCATTTCGCCAGGGCTGTCCTGAAGCTTGAGCGCAATAGGAAGCTTCAGAACTTTCTCAATCTGATCTGCGGCCACGGCATGCGGCGCGTTATAGCGATTGAGAATGACCTTTAGCTTTGACGATGCACCTTCTGTCACAACAAGACCGTCAGCAATGCGAGAGAGATCGCGCACGGCAGCAACTTCCGGTGTGGTAACCATCAGAATCTCGGACGAAGTAGCCACCAGGCTGGGCCAGAGATCCGTCTGCCTGCGATCGCAGTCCAGAATGATGTAGTCGTATTCCCCGCGCAAAAACTCGAGTGCACGCGTGAACTCTTGTGCAGGAACGGGTTCCTGATTGTCGGGCACATCCGGCGAGGACAGGATATCGAGACCGCTGAAATGATGCGCGACAAAGCCGTGGAGTAACTCGCTGTCCATGCGCTTCAGATTGCGAACAAACTCTCCAAGCGTGTGGTGTTCGCCGTCAATCCCCAGATACACGCAAGCGTTGCCCAGCATCTGTTGCTGATCAATAAGCAGCGTTCTCTTCTGGTGGTACTGAGCAAGGTACGCAGCGAGGTGCACTGCAATGCTGGTCGACCCAACTCCTCCCTTGGCTCCGAGAATGGAGAGGACGGTGCCGTTGGTGGCGTTGTTCCCTACCTCAGTGAAGCAGTAATCCTGAAAGCGATCGAGAAGTACATCCAGTTCCTGTTGCGAAGAGTGCTTGGTGAAGTACTCGCTGCAGCCCGCGCGCATGGCAGCCAGGATGGCTGTC contains the following coding sequences:
- a CDS encoding DUF192 domain-containing protein, producing MVSVHTLAEDVVVASSVMVADTSVSRAVGLLGRSHLQREEGIWIKPSSGVHTIGMRFPIDVVGLDAQLRVVRLWPSLKPYRLTAIVPSVRTVLELAAGRIVESGLQLGDQLRIQESGLLHEAPIPTS
- a CDS encoding TadE/TadG family type IV pilus assembly protein, which translates into the protein MSQQIPLFRLIAQSASLAQRQDGNSLIETALVLPVLLLLLAGAVDIGRGFRAAMIVNAAARTGTAYGIHYPTDVAGMKLAAQTDASTLITVKPVATYGCECSDGTSAIASCSSEPTCSSSMNSVYYVELDTSSTYTPLLPWPGISTTIPLTAKVRLRASR
- a CDS encoding TadE/TadG family type IV pilus assembly protein translates to MRHVKHLRAGEVLCEETGSTLLETSLCLSLVLLVILGIMECSLAVYTEHYVEWAASAGARYATVRGSTYSGTMCATSNSNYCEAGASDIQNYIRTNVAPGISASNISVTASWPGTSGASGACDTAQGSNSPGCMVTVTVSYPFTFMLPAPLNKGITLSASRSTIISQ
- a CDS encoding AAA family ATPase, yielding MYQMNGTLDVVVLTIGTEERVTRELLDVVNMRNWSSSAFHFERYLTSLRHPSIGQYISSSNGCLAFVDYDRNPDEAAETAQYLSKAFPGKVLIVAVGKRPTSTAILAAMRAGCSEYFTKHSSQQELDVLLDRFQDYCFTEVGNNATNGTVLSILGAKGGVGSTSIAVHLAAYLAQYHQKRTLLIDQQQMLGNACVYLGIDGEHHTLGEFVRNLKRMDSELLHGFVAHHFSGLDILSSPDVPDNQEPVPAQEFTRALEFLRGEYDYIILDCDRRQTDLWPSLVATSSEILMVTTPEVAAVRDLSRIADGLVVTEGASSKLKVILNRYNAPHAVAADQIEKVLKLPIALKLQDSPGEMVFASNAGKTLKFPGPSQLAAGLHAWSSKLADVSTKPAPKRKEEKLASRWRQLIPAW
- a CDS encoding type II secretion system F family protein → MSFLLIGSAGFMLFSVVLLLAMPMVWNESANSDRLRHLVQVKDVEVKPKSPRLREVLARWTAVLRPRAGTRQSEQAREKLEAAGLRTSLQRDTYALAQGIAPLAGLFLGTFVRSNMLLACVTLAAIGYLGPDIWLRRRIRLYKASLVRSLPDALDLLNICVEAGLGLDQAMVRVSDELALSHRELHGEFQRVLLEQRVGGVRMDAWKRFAERSDLEEVRSFVGMLIQSERFGTPIARALSRFADDLRMNRRQRAEEAAAKTRVKIVFPLVFFIFPCLFLVLLAPAIISLSGVFKDLQ
- a CDS encoding Tad domain-containing protein gives rise to the protein MRRLSQLRDDSGQVLVVAALCMVVLIGFLGLAVDIGAVRHEQRRLQNAADATALAAALEVRVCGSTSNCGTMQTAVQKAMVENGYSGATLITQCASAGTGLTVMVNNPTCIVTNTMTSGSTTLNRLNYVETQVSETAPLYFSRIFGFTGFSLKARAQAARGIGGPCLYALNPTDSGTLNVAVGLGFRANCGVVVESSSPSSVNCLVGLGVTAPYVQVSPTGGGASLLCLGNTRVTQAPLPVPADPLAYLPAPAQPNAPCGKTTGSPYTGAPGPVTILPILANITFNPGVYCGGITITASVGSTITFNPGTYIISNYQAPKDIFGNTPAPVSSGFVISVAALSTIQGKGVMFYNQSNNGISLTLPTLPLGLSNFAFSAPTSGQYGGILFWQAKNITNTGTFLAPTLLSGQQLNGVIYEPGATVSYAVNVINAGGGYNGIVADKVQFNAGVLSTISNDYSSLQSGSPLGGDHSELVQ
- a CDS encoding CpaF family protein, giving the protein MPIRHSISEATQQEVKSAVHRELLKRLDLERLAEFNETRSSQQQLFGIIHRIVTEQGIPLSAAERDRLTQEVLNEVFGLGPIEPLLHDPTVSDILVNTWNSVYVERRGLLEKTNIVFKDNRHLMHIIEKIVSAVGRRVDEMSPMVDARLPDGSRVNAIIPPLAIDGPILSIRRFGNTPLTAEDLIRSKMLAPSMLEVLRMAVEARLNIVVSGGTGAGKTTLLNVLSGFISGRERIVTVEDSAELLLRQEHVVRLETRPPNLEGHGAIRQRELIINALRMRPDRIVVGEVRGEETLDMLQAMNTGHDGSITTIHANSPRDAVARLETMAMMANVGLPEKAIRNQIASAVHLIVQVARMSDGSRRITHIAEVVGTQAEIVALNDLYLFERKGTDAAGKVAGRFYSPGILPRFAGRLHDIPPQALAELLNVSVEV
- a CDS encoding type II secretion system F family protein, producing MWIALCFALLTSIIFGAVMYGTTPSKVATEAELRLQTLVVFTKPSQPKTLQASLEKKVPNSYSWVEKYLEGTRLLRHIRLLLLQSRSDWSPGGVILTVVCIAVALPLLTYLVTANPILTAAAFAFSFAPVLWLRIKRQRRIKDFESALPQALEMFARSLRAGHAIPVAIGVLAEEAPLAVRLDFAEVHRDQNYGLPIRDAFSSMLERVPSRDLRIFVTGLLIQKDTGGNLPDVMDRIVAVIRDRVRIQGEVRTHTAQGRLTGWILCLLPVGLMLVINAMSPGYSRILFTDPMGRKLLYTGVVLLCLGVFTIRQIIRGIEV
- a CDS encoding LPXTG cell wall anchor domain-containing protein; the protein is MDMTTMIRVAAGVLAVLILAVIVYRRRKQA